One genomic region from Zerene cesonia ecotype Mississippi unplaced genomic scaffold, Zerene_cesonia_1.1 Zces_u009, whole genome shotgun sequence encodes:
- the LOC119839181 gene encoding conserved oligomeric Golgi complex subunit 5 has protein sequence MEAKEVCAAIENDEFYSKFLETTVKPITTDNISVTDQVTKLTEGINKLTKSLETQVLAKHNDLLTQASHISDLEIMLESVRTQEETLLRGTEGLAEGVYASYDSLENQTRMLERVQTTCQLLRHASKILALWKKLQTIQENPAKEAMLLYELNELFGDYDFDGIILLDDVLNQVRQRRTELLKNSTELLQSSLLNGDKAKLLQCFKVFHNLQCTSEQINNTVKSILKDLQKEIHTALNIQMVSIEVKKSASGRVAPGKANIMNAQDFKIKLWDNIEKLFTGNIYSSCMKVIMLQNVVTELHAIGNFRNIARDFWNELCLVFSTELDKSPSNVSQSIEIDYAKLLKCFNDLLSKLKYKNLEMNRSYFTKWENSFLSKSLAKLLEPVRSMWHLNQVPNMDQIDNAVRVIAEALSISLGDKQLSISLAYSVAKSIKQMHVETEQRLSMDSDVAQIIEAPTSTQQKNADLCNALYYFSSQINRVLNNMNSILPPESIQIVQNSLKDISSLPILQLFAESIKNSLYIILMTMHDEPEFSRNDDPSNKTISCSPYMKELQQFVSRCKDIYLSMFHEKSALNECCITISKACIERFTHHACNVRPLSLYGRAKLQADCKQLEVSLSPLITDMMDLGDHYRQLKALQLLLEKTPQEVAKSQYEGASLPYSLVMMFLFSHAGAQLLAPHVCAGWNIQKLMQWLDSHKNEKDRLEFVAGALQRYQNHVRQNQITTYDEVYPILLQLLDDGRKVLKK, from the coding sequence ATGGAAGCAAAAGAAGTTTGCGCGGCAATAGAAAACGATGAATTCTACAGTAAATTCCTCGAAACAACTGTTAAACCGATCACCACTGATAACATATCGGTAACCGACCAAGTTACCAAATTAACCGAAGgcataaataaactaacaaaaagCCTAGAAACTCAAGTTTTAGCAAAGCATAATGACTTATTAACGCAGGCGAGCCACATATCAGATTTAGAAATCATGCTAGAATCCGTAAGAACGCAAGAAGAAACGCTTTTACGTGGCACAGAAGGTTTAGCAGAAGGGGTCTATGCGTCGTATGATTCCTTGGAAAACCAGACACGCATGCTTGAAAGAGTTCAAACAACGTGTCAACTATTGAGACATGCATCTAAAATATTGGCTCTATGGAAGAAATTGCAAACTATTCAAGAAAATCCTGCTAAAGAAGCCATGTTGTTGTATGAGTTAAATGAATTGTTCGGTGACTATGACTTTGATGGGATTATCTTATTAGATGATGTACTAAATCAAGTACGACAAAGAAGAACGGAATTGCTGAAAAATTCAACAGAATTGCTACAAAGCAGTTTGTTAAATGGAGATAAGGCTAAACTCTTACAATGTTTTAAGGTATTCCATAATTTACAATGTACTAGTGAACAAATTAACAACACAGTCAAAAGCATACTTAAAGATctacaaaaagaaatacacaCAGCATTGAATATACAGATGGTATCTATAGAAGTTAAGAAATCAGCTTCGGGTCGCGTCGCACCTGGAAAGGCAAATATCATGAATGCacaagattttaaaataaaactgtggGATAATATAGAGAAATTATTCACTGGTAATATTTATAGCAGCTGTATGAAAGTCATAATGCTTCAAAATGTAGTAACTGAATTACATGCTATTGGTAATTTTAGAAACATAGCTAGAGACTTTTGGAATGAACTGTGTCTAGTATTCAGCACTGAATTAGACAAAAGTCCTTCCAATGTGAGCCAGTCTATTGAGATAGACTATGCTAAATTGTTGAAATGCTTCAATGATTTGTTGtcaaaactaaaatacaaaaatctagAAATGAACCGTTCATATTTCACAAAATGGGAGAATTCTTTCTTATCTAAGTCATTGGCAAAGCTTTTAGAACCTGTTCGAAGTATGTGGCATCTCAACCAAGTGCCGAATATGGACCAAATTGATAATGCAGTGAGAGTTATAGCTGAGGCGCTCAGTATTTCACTTGGAGACAAACAACTAAGTATTAGCCTTGCATACAGCGTTGCAAAAAGCATTAAACAAATGCATGTTGAGACAGAGCAACGACTATCAATGGACAGCGACGTAGCTCAGATCATAGAAGCACCCACTAGTACACAACAAAAGAATGCCGATTTATGCAATGCCTTGTATTACTTCTCATCACAAATCAACAGAGTTCTCAACAATATGAACTCAATACTTCCACCAGAGAGCATACAAATCGTACAAAACAGCTTAAAGGACATTTCGAGCTTGCCAATCCTTCAATTATTTGCCGAGTCGATCAAAAACTCTCTCTACATAATTCTTATGACTATGCACGATGAACCGGAGTTCAGCCGAAATGACGACCCAAgcaataaaactatttcttGCTCGCCGTATATGAAGGAGCTACAACAATTCGTGTCACGCTGCAAAGATATATATCTATCAATGTTTCACGAGAAATCGGCGCTAAATGAGTGTTGTATTACAATATCAAAGGCTTGCATTGAACGGTTCACACATCACGCGTGCAACGTCCGTCCTCTAAGTTTGTATGGCCGCGCGAAACTACAGGCCGACTGTAAACAATTGGAAGTATCTTTATCCCCATTGATAACCGATATGATGGATTTAGGGGATCACTATCGTCAGTTAAAAGCGCTGCAATTGCTTCTAGAAAAAACGCCACAAGAGGTTGCCAAGAGTCAGTATGAGGGTGCTTCTTTGCCATATTCATTAGTCATGATGTTTTTATTCTCGCATGCTGGGGCACAACTATTGGCGCCCCATGTATGCGCGGGGTGGAATATACAAAAACTCATGCAATGGTTGGATTCCCACAAAAACGAAAAGGATCGCCTCGAATTTGTAGCGGGGGCTTTGCAAAGGTACCAGAACCATGTTAGACAGAATCAAATCACTACATATGATGAAGTGTATCCCATTTTACTACAACTTCTCGATGATGGTAGGaaagttttaaagaaataa